From Mycobacterium cookii:
TCTTCAAGGCCCGCGCGCGGGCGGCCGGCGCCGACGCGGTGTGCATCAGCCATCAACTGCCGGTGTGGACGACGAGGCTGTCGCTGACCGGTAAGCGGCTCTGGCACGACCCGCGACGTCGCGAGTGCGCGGTGGGTTCGGTGACGACGTTCGTGTTCGACGACGACCAACTGGTCGACGTGCTGTACAGCGAGCCGGCGGGCAGTTGACCGTGCGGCGGCTGACGTTCGTCGTCGTGACACTGGCGGGCCTACTGGCCGGCTGCTCGCACGGTCACGACGCGGTCGCCCAGGGTGGCACCTTCGAATTCGTCTCTCCCGGAGGCAAAACCGACATCTACTACAACCCGCCCGACAAGCGCGGCAAGCCCGGGCCGATCGCCGGCCCCGCGCTGACGGACCCGGCCCGCACCGTCTCGGTGGACGACTTTCCGGGCAAGGTCGTCGTGATCAACGTCTGGGGGCAGTGGTGCGGGCCGTGCCGCGCCGAAGCCACTGCGCTGCAACAGGTGTACGACGCGACCCGCGCCGACGGGGTGGTATTGGTCGGCATCGACGTGCGCGACAACAACCGCGAGGCCGCCCAGGACTTCGTCAACGACCACAAGGTGACCTATCCGTCGATCTACGACCCGGCGATGCGCACCATGATCGCCTTCGGCGGTAAATTCCCCACCTCGGTCATCCCTTCCACGCTGATCCTCGACCGCCAGCACCGGGTGGCCGCGGTGTTCCTGCGTGAATTGCTCGCCGCGGAGCTGCAGCCGGTGGTGCAGCGGATTGCCGCAGAACCGGGGTCACCGTGAGCGGCTTCACCGAAACCGCCGCTGCCGGGCCCCTTTTGCTGGCGCTGGCGGTGTCCGTGCTGGCTGGGTTGGTGTCCTTCGGGTCGCCGTGCGTGGTCCCGCTGGTGCCGGGCTATCTGTCGTATCTGGCCGCCGTGGTCGGCGTCGACGAGGCAGACGATGCGCCGCCGAATGCGCGGTGGCGGGTCGCCGGGTCGGCCGCGTTGTTCGTCGCCGGATTCACCGTGGTGTTCCTGCTGGGCACCGTCGCGGTATTGGGCATGACCACCACGTTGATTGCCAATCAGGTTGTGCTGCAACGGGTCGGGGGCGTCCTGACCATTCTGATGGGCGTGGTGTTCGTCGGCTACGTCCCGGCGCTGCAGCGTCAGTTCCGGTTCGCGCCGCGGCAGTTGTCGACGGTGGCAGGGGCGCCGTTGCTGGGCGCGGTGTTCGCGCTGGGCTGGACGCCGTGCCTGGGCCCGACGCTGGCCGGTGTGGTGACCGTCGCGTCGGCGACCGACGGCGCGAGCGTGGCGCGCGGGATCGTGCTGGTGATCGCCTACTGCCTGGGCTTGGGAATTCCGTTCGTGCTGTTGGCTTTCGGCTCGGCGACGGCCGTCGCCGGGCTGGACTGGCTGCGGCGGCACACCAGGGCGCTGCAGATCTTCGGCGGCGTGCTGCTGATCGCGGTGGGGTTCGCGTTGGTCAGCGGCGGGTGGAACGACTTCGTGTCGTGGCTGCGCGACGGGCTGGTATCCGATGTGAGGTTGCCGATTTGAGCCGGCTACTGGCATGGGCCCGCAACACCTGGCGGGCGCTGACGTCGATGGGCACCGCGCTGGTGCTGCTGTTCCTGCTGGCGCTGGGCGCGATGCCCGGCGCGCTACTGCCGCAACGCAGCCTGAACGCCGGCAAGGTCGCCGACTACCTCGCGGCCCACCGGACGATCGGGCCGTGGCTGGATCGGCTGCAGGCGTTCAACGTGTTCGGCAGCTTCTGGTTCACCGCGATCTACACGCTGTTGTTCGTGTCGCTGCTCGGCTGCCTGACGCCGCGGTTGATCGAGCATGCCCGCGCCATGCGGGCAACCCCGGTGCCCGCCCCGCGCAACCTGGCCCGGCTGCCCAAGCACGCTGACACCACGATCGCCGGTGAGGTCGACGAGTTGGCATCGACGCTGACGGCCCGGCTTCGCGGTTGGCGCACCGTCGTCCGTCGTGGCGACACCGTCGAAATCTCCGCGGAGAAAGGCTATTTGCGCGAGTTCGGCAATCTCGTCTTCCACTTCTCGCTACTCGGCCTGCTGGTCGCGGTCGCCGTCGGCAAACTGTTCGGCTACGAGGGCAACGTCGTCGTCATCGCCGACGGTGGCCCCGGCTTCTGCTCGGCATCACCTGCGGCGTTCGACTCGTTTCGGGCGGGCAACACCGTCGACGGCACGTCGCTGCACCCGATCTGTTTGCGCGTCAACGACTTTCAAGCACGTTACCTGGCGTCCGGACAGGCCACGTCGTTCGCCGCGGACATCGACTACCAGGCCGGCCGCGATTTGACCGGCGGCCGCTGGACGCCCTACCGGCTGGAGGTCAACCACCCGCTGCGGGTCAGCGGCGACCGCGTCTACCTACAGGGCCACGGCTACGCACCGACGTTCACCGTCACCTTCCCCGACGGCCAGAGCCGCACCTCGACGGTCCAGTGGCGACCGGACAACCCCCGGACGTTGCTGTCCTCGGGCGTTGCGCGCATCGACCCGCCCGCCGGGTCGTATCCCGACGCCGCCGAGCGTCGCCAACATCAGATCGCCATCCAGGGACTGCTCGCGCCGACCGAGCAACTCGACGGCAACCTGCTGTCGTCGAGCTTCCCCGCGCTGATCGCTCCGGCGGTGGCCGTCGACATCTATTCCGGCGACACCGGCCTGGACAGCGGCCGGCCGCAGTCGCTGTACACGCTGGACCCGCACCTGATCGACCAGCACCGGCTCACCCGAGTGAAACGGGTCAACTTGCGCATCGGTCAGCAAGTCCGCGTCGAGCAGGGACCCGCGGCGGGCAGCATCGTGCGGTTCGACGGAGCCGTGCCGTTCGTCAACCTGCAGGTCTCGCACGATCCCGGGCAGATCTGGGTGCTGGTGTCGGCGATCACGATGATGGCCGGGCTGGTGGTCTCGCTGCTGGTGCGCCGGCGGCGGATCTGGATTCGGCTGCAGACGGCGTCGCGCGGTACGGTGAATGTCCAGGTAGGCGGTTTGGCGCGGACCGACAACGCCGGCTGGGGCGACGAATTCGAACGGCTCGTCGGAAGGCTCCAAGACGGGCTACCCGCGCCGACGACGATGGCGCCGGCGTAGCCGGGGTCGAGGAGTGGCGCCAGTGTTGCGCCGACGACGATGGCGCCGGCGTAGCCGGGGTCGAGGAGTG
This genomic window contains:
- a CDS encoding TlpA disulfide reductase family protein, with protein sequence MTVRRLTFVVVTLAGLLAGCSHGHDAVAQGGTFEFVSPGGKTDIYYNPPDKRGKPGPIAGPALTDPARTVSVDDFPGKVVVINVWGQWCGPCRAEATALQQVYDATRADGVVLVGIDVRDNNREAAQDFVNDHKVTYPSIYDPAMRTMIAFGGKFPTSVIPSTLILDRQHRVAAVFLRELLAAELQPVVQRIAAEPGSP
- a CDS encoding cytochrome c biogenesis CcdA family protein, whose protein sequence is MSGFTETAAAGPLLLALAVSVLAGLVSFGSPCVVPLVPGYLSYLAAVVGVDEADDAPPNARWRVAGSAALFVAGFTVVFLLGTVAVLGMTTTLIANQVVLQRVGGVLTILMGVVFVGYVPALQRQFRFAPRQLSTVAGAPLLGAVFALGWTPCLGPTLAGVVTVASATDGASVARGIVLVIAYCLGLGIPFVLLAFGSATAVAGLDWLRRHTRALQIFGGVLLIAVGFALVSGGWNDFVSWLRDGLVSDVRLPI
- the resB gene encoding cytochrome c biogenesis protein ResB, which codes for MGTALVLLFLLALGAMPGALLPQRSLNAGKVADYLAAHRTIGPWLDRLQAFNVFGSFWFTAIYTLLFVSLLGCLTPRLIEHARAMRATPVPAPRNLARLPKHADTTIAGEVDELASTLTARLRGWRTVVRRGDTVEISAEKGYLREFGNLVFHFSLLGLLVAVAVGKLFGYEGNVVVIADGGPGFCSASPAAFDSFRAGNTVDGTSLHPICLRVNDFQARYLASGQATSFAADIDYQAGRDLTGGRWTPYRLEVNHPLRVSGDRVYLQGHGYAPTFTVTFPDGQSRTSTVQWRPDNPRTLLSSGVARIDPPAGSYPDAAERRQHQIAIQGLLAPTEQLDGNLLSSSFPALIAPAVAVDIYSGDTGLDSGRPQSLYTLDPHLIDQHRLTRVKRVNLRIGQQVRVEQGPAAGSIVRFDGAVPFVNLQVSHDPGQIWVLVSAITMMAGLVVSLLVRRRRIWIRLQTASRGTVNVQVGGLARTDNAGWGDEFERLVGRLQDGLPAPTTMAPA